In Bacteriovorax sp. Seq25_V, the genomic window TAAATGAGCAATGGTTACGTGCTCTTCCTGATGCTGATATTGCGAAAGGAATGACTATTGCACTAGGGACGGACTCTGAATTTAATAAACAGAGTGATGAGTGGAAAGTAAAGTTTGCGAGCATCATGAAAGAAAAAATTCAACTTTTCTCTGATGTTGAGTCACACCTCCCAATCTTCTTTGATCCCGCTGCTGAAGAAGATGATCAGTATAAAGAAGCAATTGCTTGGGAAACTACAGCTCAAATTAAGACCTACTTAAATGAGGAAGTTTCAAAGCTTAGTGGTGATTTTATTGACGAGTCTCTTGTTGATACTTGGATGAACCATCTAAAAAGTGAATTAAAAATTAAGGGTAAACCATTATTCATGGGAACAAGAGTTTGCCTAACAGGTAGAGCACACGGACCAGATTTAAAATCAGTTGTGTCATTAACTCCACTTGAAATCGTTAAGAAAAGATTAAGCTAAAGGATATTGCATGAAGTTTTATGATGAATTAAAAGCCAGAGGTATTATCGAGGCCATGAGTCACGATGAGTTAGAAGAAAAACTTAATAACGAAAGCCTTTCTTTCTATTGTGGTTATGATCCTTCTGCAAAGTCTTTACAGCTTGGTAACTTATTTACAATTGTGACGTGTATGCGTTTTCAAAATGCAGGACACAAGCCCTATATGCTAGTTGGTGGTGCTACTGGAATGATCGGTGATCCTTCAGGCAAGAGTGAAGAGAGAAACCTTCTTGACGAAGATACGCTGAAATCAAATATTGAAGGTATCACAAAGCAACTTGGTCAATTTGTAAGCTTCGATACTTCGAAGTCTAATGCTGCTGTAATGGTGAATAATCATGACTGGTGGGGGGGAATTGGATTCCTCGAGTTCTTAAGAACTATTGGAAAGCGTTTTAGAGTAAGTGAAATGCTTGCCAAAGACTCTGTTAAATCTCGTATTCAATCAGAATCAGGGATCAGCTTAACTGAATTCTCTTATCAAATTCTTCAGGCATATGACTTTGTTTGTTTAAATAAACAGCATAATGTGAAGCTTCAAATTGGTGGTTCTGATCAGTGGGGAAATATGACCGCTGGTACAGACCTTGTACGTAAGATGAATGGGGAGCAGGCCTTCTGTTTTACAATGCCACTAATTACAGATCAAAATGGAAATAAGTTTGGAAAGTCAGCTGGAAATGCTATTTTTCTTGATGGGGAGATGACTTCTCCATATAAGATGTACCAATTTTTATTAAATGTTGATGATGCCATCGTCGATGGTCTTCTAAAGCGCTATACATTCCTAACTCTGGATGAAATTGCAACACTCGAAGATAAGACTAAGACTGAACCACATTTAAGAGTTGCTCAAAAGACTCTGGCAAGTGAAGTGGTAAAGCTTGTTCATGGTGAAGAAGGATTAGCCTCGGCACTTCGTGCAACGAGCTTCTTCTTCGGTGAAAAAATTGAAAATGTAACAGATAAAGAAATCTCTTCAATCTTTGAAGATGTTCCTTCCGTGACACTCTCTAAAGACTTCTTAAATGAAGGTGAATTTTTAGAGGCCCTTGCTCAAACTCCACTTTTTAAATCAAAAGGGGAGGCTAGACGTAGCGTTGAACAAAATGGAATCTCTATTAATAACGTAAAAGTTACAGCGGTTGATAAGAAGCTTTCTAAAGATGATCTCGCAAGTGAGACGGCTCTTCTCGTTAAAAAGGGAAAGAAAAATTACTGTGTAATTAAATTTGAATAAGAGTAGAGGAGGTCATTGACCTCCTTTTTTTGTTAAATTGATCTTATATAGTCAATTATTTTCTTTATTTCTGTTTTAGTTTCTTCTTTGACTACCATCGCACTTTCCTGGTCTGTGAAGTATTGCATTGATCGGATATTTGCAAAGATTCTCTCTAGCGGATTAGAGACGTTGTGCTCGATTTCGTTTGTACTAATCTTCGATTCTATTGTTTCTGTAAGTGTTGTATCGAGAATTTTTTCTTTCTTTTCTGTGATATCACTTTGAATCCCAATAAAATATCGAACACCTAATAGCTCATGCTCAATCGGTATTAGCATTAATCTATTCCAAAATGGTGTACCATCTTTCTTATAGTTAATGAGATCATACCAACAGCATATACCCTTTGATATAGAGTTCTTAAGAGACTTTGTAACCTCTTGATCACTTCCTGGTCCTTGTAAGAAACGACAGTTTCGATTTATTGACTCAGCTGCCGTATATCCGGTAATTTCTGTGAAATAACTATTTATGTAAACGAGTGGAGAATCTTCTTTTTCTAGATCGACGATGGTAAAGCACTCATCAAACTCATTTCCACATTGTGTAAGAACATCAAGAATTGATTTCATTATTTATTAATTCCTTTTCCACTTGGGTGGATTGAGATGACGGAACAAGTTGCTTGATCAATTATCTGATCCTCGACACTTGAAAAAATATCATGCCATCTATAATTCTTCTCACTACCAATGATAAGTAGGTCAAATTCAGCACTGTTTTGTACAATAGTAGAGACAGAGTTTTTGCCAGTCAAAATAATAATACTTTTTCTGACTCGAACGTCATTTGTACGAATTTCTAGCTCATGCTCAATTGATTGGCAACGCTCAATCGCCTCATTTTTATTAACAAAGTACGCAAAAGCTATTTCTGCTTTATTTGTTACTGCAAGGGCCTCTGCTGTTGAAATAATGATTTCATCATTATGGTCTAGATTAAGCACGACGAGTATCTTTCTAATATAACGAACACCCTTATCCTTGAAGATAACAAGATGGCATTCGAGATGGGCCTTAAGCCAAGTGATTGGAGAGTGAAGGGTGATAGTTCCTCGACTTTTTCCGCTCCATTCCATGAAGAGCCACTTTGAGTGCATTCGCTGAGAGAGTTCAAAAATTGTCTTTGAGATGTCGTGAGTGACAACGGGATCAAAAGTAAGAGGTTTTCCTTTTTCAATTGCCATCGCAATGACACGTCGGCGAAGAGATTTAAGTTCAGGAGGCTCTTCAATGAAATCACTTAAGTCCGATTGTTCAGGAGCTTCAGTAAGATGAGCGACTTCAATTAGGTCATCATTTTCTGATAGTGCAACACCCATTTCAACAAGCATTTCTGGAGATCGTTCTTTCCCTAGAAGAGTTATTACAATTTGGGCATCACGATTAAAAGTTGCAGACTCCATTTTATTTATCTCATCATCTCGTTGTTTGGTTAGATCTTTTCTCTTTCCATGAATTCCAATAACACCCTTTCTATCTACCCTTTTCCTAGCATAGGAAAAATAGATTATGAGACCAGGTATCGAAATTCCGAGTAGTCCAACAATTGCGACACTTCCCATTTTTAGGAGAAGAAAGCTTGTGAGTGTTATTCCTATCATCTGAGTGAATGGATAGAGAATACTTTTATATGTCGGCCTATACCAGTGAACGCGAGTTTCTCTTAGTATGATAACTGCAATATTCTCAAAAAGATAAATAGCAAGAATGAAAGCAGAAGCTAATTTGGCAATTTTCGTAATATCGATGAATGAAATTATAAAGAGAATAATAATTCCAGAGCTAATAATACTCACAATAGGAGTTTTGAAATTTATGTGTAGCTTTCCAAAGCTCTTTGGAAGTAATCCATCTCTACTCATGGCAAATGGGAAACGAGATGCTGCCAGTAGACCTGCATTAGCCATTGAGGTCATTGTGATAATTGCAATAACTGAGATAGCTATTCCTATGTAGTCACCTGCATATGCTTTGGTCATTGTGTATATAGGCCTAAGGTTTCCTGATAACTTTGATAGTTCGACATATTTAGATAGTGCAAATGTTGTTGTACAGTAAACAATCGTGACAATAAGTAGAGATATTAAAATTCCACGAGGAAGATTCTTTTCTGGTTTTTTTATTTCTTCTGCTATAGCTGCAACTTTGGTTACCCCCGCAAAAGAAACAAAGACAAGACCAGTACTTTTGATTAAACCTTCTATACCATTTTGTAGAAATGCTGTATCACCTGAAACTTCCAGTGGGTTTAGAATCACTAGGGTATCAAGTAAGACTAAACTACTAATGGCCGTGATGACGATAAAGATTAAAAAATTACTTATTTTTCCCACACCAAAAATATTTATAAAGGTTATCGCGATAGCGAGCACTAGTGCTACTTCTTTAATATTAACGTTACTTAGAATGTTGAGATATGCTCCAAAGCCCATGAGGGCAAATGCTGACTTGAGCAAAAGAGATATCCAAAGACCTAGGCCTGCAATTGTTCCTGCCATCGGGCCAAATGTTCTATCAAGATAAATATATGTACCACCACTTGATGGCATTGCTGTGGCAAGTTCTGATTTTGAAATAGCGGCCGGTAGGACACAAATTGCTGCTAGTAAATAGGAGAGCCATACACTTTCACCAGTGATGGAAAAAGCGAGACCTGGAAGAACGAAGATTCCAGAGCCAAGCATAGAGCTTATGCAAATTGCGATGACAGAGCTTAGTCCTAAGCTTCGTTCTAATTTTTTCATGCAAGCGTATCGGAAGAAAAATCAATTAATTTAGATACTTATGTTATTGGAGGGGATTCGATGAGTATCTTTCTAATCGCAGGGAAAAGAGCTGCATGTTCTTGCTCGTCAAGTTCAATTTTAAATATATACCCACCGTGCTCTCGATCGAGTGTTACTTCTTTGATAATAAAGTTATGACCGGCCAAGAAGCCATTGTTGATTTCTATGTATGTGCCTTTTGCGATATAGTTCTTAGAAAGAACACGGATATATTCCTCTGTAATAGAGTGAATAGTTAATGGTAGTTCAAAGAAACACTCAAGATCTCCTGTAGGAATTGCAAAGAATGGGAAGGCATTCTGTTCATTGAATCTTTCTAAGTAGAGATCAACTTTACTCATCAGAATTTTATTATCTAGCGGTTTTTGAATATAGTCATTTGCACCACACTCAAGAGCAAGTTGAATATCTTCATCACTATCTCTTCTGGACATAATAATGATAATAATTTGGTTGCCTATCTTTCTTCTCATCATTTCGATGATTTTAAATCCTACTCCGTTAAAATCTCCTATGTTTAGATCTACTAGACAGAGGTGTGGCTTGAAAGATACAATTTTTTTGAAAAATTCTTCGAGGGAAGTAGCTGTCTCAATAGCATATGAGTTTTTCTTTAAAATAACTTTTAGATAGTTGTTGATGTCAGCATCATCATCAATAGTAAGAATTCTTCTTTCGTTCACACTAAGCCTTCTTCGTTTTTAATGACCTAATACCTTTTAGATCTTTTTCTTTTAGACCTACAATACTGACATCAGTGTCATAGATTCCTGGTTGTACATCACGACTAGGTCGGTGAATAACAAACTGGGCACGATCAATTTCAATTTTCTTTAGAAATTTACTGCTTATATTGAGCTTCATTTTTTCACTAAATTTAATTTTTGATCTCAATACCAGTTCAACTTCGCTAATTTTTGTCACTTGCCCCATACATTTTGCCGTTAGCCTACTTGTGTTTTGGTCTACGATTGTAGCTTCCAGGAGATCTAGGTCTGGCATGATTTTTTTCATTGTGGTCATAAGTATATTATTATTGATAGGCTTTATTAGATAACCATTTGTTCCTATACGCTGAGACAGCTCTATCGCTTTTTTACTTGATAGGGAACTTATCATTATAACTTTTATGCGACGGTGTGGATCAATTTTACGTACTTGTGAAATAAAATTGAAGCCATTTTCATTCTCGAGATTAATATCCAATAGAATAAGATGTGGGTAAATTGCAGTAAGCTTCTTCTCAGCTGAAAGTGAATCTTCTGCTTCATGTACTTCATGACCCATTCCTTCGAGCAACTTTCGAAGATATACTCTCATGTCCGGATCATCATCAATTATTAAAATACTCTTACTCTTTCTCATATGAATTTGACTTGAATATCCTGCATAAATGCTTCAAAATTTTTGATAAGATCACCAACTTTTTCAAAATTTCCATTTTTACATTCAAGTTCGATATTCTTAGCAATTTTTCCTAGTTCATCAAAACCATAACCACCTGAACTACCAGATACACGATGTCCAATTTTTTCTATCGTTGAGTAGTCTTTAACCGCAAAGGCGTCATTTAGTAGTCCGATATCCTTGCGTCTGTTCTCGAGGAAGCTGGGTAAGATATCTTTAAGTTCTTCATCAACTTCAATGATTGGCATTTTTTACTCCTCATCTGTAATTAGAAATTTATCTTTGATTGCTTTTAAAATTTTATAGAAATTCTTGTGCGCAAATTTATAATTTAATATTGTAAAAATCTCTCTTAGTTTTTCAGGTTTAAATTCATAATGATACAGCTCATTAGAAAAAGCATGAGCCACTAGAAAGGTCAAAGTGGTGACTGAATTATTTGTATTCATCTGACTTTCATTATAAGGATAATTCTCATCAAAACTATGTTGAATTGTTAAAATCTTTTGAATTTCATCACTTATATCTGTAAAATTCTTATTATTCTCAAGAAGTTTAACATGTTTTCTTATTATCTGTTGTTCATCATATGTTAAGTCTTTGATCTTTTCTGGCCTTATGTCATGAATGTAATTTAAATCGGCCCTTTCAATACCTAGGTCATGAATTAGTGATGCCATTGCAAGTCTTTCATTTGCTTGCTTTGTTAGCCCAACTTCACCGGAAATATGTGAGCAAATGCATGTTATCAAAAATGTGTGATCGTAAGAATAATCATTTGATTTTAGCAGAGATTCGATCAGTCCTTTAAAGCTAGATTTGTGGGCCTGCTCAATTGCCTGTAAAGCAAGTTTAGAACTTTCATCGATAGAGTATTGTGAAATTCCTAGTTGTTTCACCAGGGAGGCTAGGTAGAGGTGCTGTTTCTTTGCATTTTCTAAGAAATCACTTTCACTATTAGTGTTTTTTAAAAAATTTGTTGATGTAAATTCAACGAGAAAGTCTTCGTAATCTTCTGCTAATATATAGAAATACTTAATTTCTTTTTGAATGTAGCGTTGAATAAAGTCCATTTCATATTCATGTTCTTTATTAATGATTTTAACGTACTTTTCCTTATTTATTTCGATGAAGATTGAACATTTTGTGTAGTTGAATCTCGTAAAGTTATATATTGGAACTCTTCGATATTTACTTTGTTCTCCATCTCCGTCGTAGTTCAAAATTTTATTAAGCATTGCCGTGATGTCTTTTGGTCGGGCAGGTTTTTGAAGTGAAGATAGTCTCTGATCATTTGAATCTGTTAGGAAATCTACTTCTTCAAGGTTTCTACTTGTGAAAAGTAAAAACTGCGTTTCGCTATTATGAGTTCTTAGATGTATATAAACGTCTTCGCCAGTACCAAATGGAGGCATTTCATAATCACAAATAATTAAATCGAAACTATAACGATCTAGTTCTGCGATAGCCGTATTTGGGCACGATGCCCTGACTATCGTGGCACTTTCAAACGCATTTTCAACTATTATACATATAAGCTCGAGAATTGCGTTATCATCATCGACGATTAATATATTCATTAATTTTACCTCTTATTTATTATCGGCAGGTAAAGATAATTGCTTGAGAGTACGATAAGGAATATATGCTAAATAAAAAGTTAATAAAATCACACATTTTAGGAGCATACATCTTGTATACTGAAATTATATGAAGATACTGTACTTTGGAATTGATAACACATTTATAAAATCTCTTGATCTAGAGCTTTTAGATTCTGGCTTCTTGCTATACTCTGTTTCAAATCTTGAAGAATTGGAAAAAGAGATGAATAGCTGCGCTCTTGTTTTAATTGATTATGACCATGAAAAGGAAATAATTGAGAAGGCTGTTGAGAAGATCAAGGACATTGAAATGAAGCGCGCGGGAAAGAATATTCCCCTTATTTATATCAGTAATAAAGATAATTTTGATGAGAAACTACGTGCATTCCATATGGGAGCAGATGAATATGTTGATAAGTATGAATTAAAGTCATTGAAGTTAAAAATCAACTCTTTTTTAAGACCAGATCTTATTTGGAAAGGTCTTAATACCTTACTCGTTGAAGATGATAGAATCTCTGCTAAGTTTATTTCTCACGTTCTTACTTCAAAAGGTGCAAATGTAACTCTATTTTTGGACTCTGTTGAGGCTTTTGAATACTTAAAAGCAGGAAATGTCGTTGATCTTATACTAACTGACCATATGATGCCAAACCTCACGGGGGTTTCATTTGTTAAGAAAATTCGAAAAGAGTTAGGGATCCGTGCAGTTCCAATTGTTTTCATTAGTAGCGAACAGGATAAAGTTGAAATTTTGGAGTTTTATAAGGCCGGAGGTAATGACTATATTGGCAAGCCACTTATTAAAGAAGAGCTCTATGTCAAAGTTAATCAACTTTTAGAAAATACGATCAAGACATCAATCCTTAAGAAACAAATTGAAGAACTAGAAAAGTTAAGTCGTTTAAAAGATCAGTTCTTAGCCGTTTGTTCCCATGACTTAAGAACTCCTTTGAATACTATCTTAGGACTTTCCAATATTATTGGTGAGGAAGAGGATATAAAAGATATTAAAGAATATGGAGATCAAATTGAAAAATCAGCTCGAGAACTTCTTGAAATGGTTAATGAGCTTCTTGATTTCAGTGATATTGAACTTAAAAAATCTACGGTCAAACTAACTTCTGTAAATGTTGTTGAAATCTTAAAGAACGCACTTCGTAATATCAGCTCAATCAATACAAAGCACCTTAGGTTATCGATCGTGTCAGATTTTGATGAAGTTTTAATTAATGGTAATAAAGGAATGCTTCAACGTGCTTTTTCAAATGTTATGAGTAATTCGTATAAATTTACCGCAGAAGGTGGTGAAATAAAGTGCACTGTTTTAAAAGATAATGATTTTGTAAATGTTATTGTTTCGGATAGTGGAATAGGAATGTCATCAGAAGAATTATCACATCTTTTTGATACTGTTCCTACGACTGGAAGAGAAGGCCTAAAGGGCGAGAAGAGTACTGGATTAGGTACCAAAATTGTTAAAAATATCATGGAAAAGCATGGTGCTGAAACGAATGTAACTTCTATTGAAGGAGTTGGAACAACTTTTACATTTCGATTTCAGATGTCTTCAAATGAGAAAGGAACATAATGAGAGTATTATTTGTTGACGACAGTATAGATAATCTAACTTTGTATAAATTATATTTTAAAAAAATGACAGAAATTGAGATTGATTACTTTGCTGATCCTCGAGAAGGTTTAACCCATGCTCTAAACGATAAGTATGATCTTATTTTTCTAGATATACAGATGCCTGAGATCGATGGGTTTGAGTTTAAGGCAAAACTTGATGAATCTAAAATAGTAGCAACAATATGCGCTCTAACTGGCTTTACTGATGAGAGCACACTCGAAAAAATTGAGTCACACAATTTTTCTGAGATTATAAAAAAGCCAATTTTAAAAAAAGACTTAGTTGAATTAGTAGAAAAGTATAAAAAATAGGATACATGATGAAGAGTAATAATTTTCAAGATGCATTAAGTTTAGCTAGAGAGGAGTTTATTGAATCTCTTCCTAGCGAGATTGAAGCTCTAAAGAATGTCATCGTCAAAAATAAGGATATTAAAAAGTCAGATATTTCTGAAAAAGATATATCTAGCTTTATTCGAAGTATTCATAACATTAAATCGGTAGCCGGGTCCTATGGACTAGACTTTATTGTGAGTGCTTCACGCAATATTCTTGATCATACTTCTTATTATTTAAATCTTGAGAAGGATTCAATTGTAGATTTTGAACTGTCTCTTAAAATTTTTGACTTAATGGAAGATTACATCAAAAGTCTTCAAAAATCGTCTCGATCAAATTATTCTGTTGAACTTGATAATCTTTTGACGGAAAAGCTTACGAAGAAGAGAGTTTTGCTAGTAGAAAAGGATGAGAGACTTATTGAACACTTTAAAAACATCTTCAATAAAAAAGATATAACGTATTCAATTGTATCCTCAGGGATTGAGGCCTTTAGTCGCCTACTTGATGAACGATTTGATTTACTGATTACAGATCTTCATGTTGGTAAACTTGATGGGCCAAGTCTAATTGCTTCTACACGTGTATCAAGCAGTGTTAATCAATCGATTAAAACTTTGATGTTAAGTGTTTCATATTTTGATCTTCTTCCATCAATATCGATGCCTGATTTCTTTATTTCAAAGAATGAGAATATTCTCTCCTCTTTTGAAAAAGCGATTGATAAATTCTTACGGCCTGATAGCGTAGAAAATACAGAGGTTGTTAAAATTTTGAGTTTAGATGATGATAAGAATATTCATGACCTTTTAAATATCTCTTTTCGTTCTCATAATATTGAATACGACTTCGCAATGGATGGAGATTCGTTCATACAAAAATTTACGAGCAATAAGCCTGATATTGTCCTTCTGGATCTCATTTTAGAGAAGGAGAGTGGGGTTGATGTTATAAGGCGACTTAAGAAGAAAGTTACTTCTTTTGACGTTCCTGTAATTGTTCTTACGAGTCTCGAAGGGCAACTGAGAAGTGAGTTAGTTTCAGAAATTCCATTTATTGTAGGTAGCTTATCTAAACCTTTTACTCCGAAAGCAATGGCGAAGGAAGTTCTGACTCTTTTCAAACAGAATAAAAAAGGTCTAAGTGCTAGCTAAGTAGCTGTGATATTTTTTCTTTGAGAGCAGTAAAGTCAACAGGCTTAGTG contains:
- a CDS encoding response regulator, whose product is MKSNNFQDALSLAREEFIESLPSEIEALKNVIVKNKDIKKSDISEKDISSFIRSIHNIKSVAGSYGLDFIVSASRNILDHTSYYLNLEKDSIVDFELSLKIFDLMEDYIKSLQKSSRSNYSVELDNLLTEKLTKKRVLLVEKDERLIEHFKNIFNKKDITYSIVSSGIEAFSRLLDERFDLLITDLHVGKLDGPSLIASTRVSSSVNQSIKTLMLSVSYFDLLPSISMPDFFISKNENILSSFEKAIDKFLRPDSVENTEVVKILSLDDDKNIHDLLNISFRSHNIEYDFAMDGDSFIQKFTSNKPDIVLLDLILEKESGVDVIRRLKKKVTSFDVPVIVLTSLEGQLRSELVSEIPFIVGSLSKPFTPKAMAKEVLTLFKQNKKGLSAS
- a CDS encoding PAS domain-containing protein, which codes for MKSILDVLTQCGNEFDECFTIVDLEKEDSPLVYINSYFTEITGYTAAESINRNCRFLQGPGSDQEVTKSLKNSISKGICCWYDLINYKKDGTPFWNRLMLIPIEHELLGVRYFIGIQSDITEKKEKILDTTLTETIESKISTNEIEHNVSNPLERIFANIRSMQYFTDQESAMVVKEETKTEIKKIIDYIRSI
- a CDS encoding APC family permease, coding for MKKLERSLGLSSVIAICISSMLGSGIFVLPGLAFSITGESVWLSYLLAAICVLPAAISKSELATAMPSSGGTYIYLDRTFGPMAGTIAGLGLWISLLLKSAFALMGFGAYLNILSNVNIKEVALVLAIAITFINIFGVGKISNFLIFIVITAISSLVLLDTLVILNPLEVSGDTAFLQNGIEGLIKSTGLVFVSFAGVTKVAAIAEEIKKPEKNLPRGILISLLIVTIVYCTTTFALSKYVELSKLSGNLRPIYTMTKAYAGDYIGIAISVIAIITMTSMANAGLLAASRFPFAMSRDGLLPKSFGKLHINFKTPIVSIISSGIIILFIISFIDITKIAKLASAFILAIYLFENIAVIILRETRVHWYRPTYKSILYPFTQMIGITLTSFLLLKMGSVAIVGLLGISIPGLIIYFSYARKRVDRKGVIGIHGKRKDLTKQRDDEINKMESATFNRDAQIVITLLGKERSPEMLVEMGVALSENDDLIEVAHLTEAPEQSDLSDFIEEPPELKSLRRRVIAMAIEKGKPLTFDPVVTHDISKTIFELSQRMHSKWLFMEWSGKSRGTITLHSPITWLKAHLECHLVIFKDKGVRYIRKILVVLNLDHNDEIIISTAEALAVTNKAEIAFAYFVNKNEAIERCQSIEHELEIRTNDVRVRKSIIILTGKNSVSTIVQNSAEFDLLIIGSEKNYRWHDIFSSVEDQIIDQATCSVISIHPSGKGINK
- a CDS encoding response regulator, whose product is MRVLFVDDSIDNLTLYKLYFKKMTEIEIDYFADPREGLTHALNDKYDLIFLDIQMPEIDGFEFKAKLDESKIVATICALTGFTDESTLEKIESHNFSEIIKKPILKKDLVELVEKYKK
- a CDS encoding PleD family two-component system response regulator; the protein is MNERRILTIDDDADINNYLKVILKKNSYAIETATSLEEFFKKIVSFKPHLCLVDLNIGDFNGVGFKIIEMMRRKIGNQIIIIIMSRRDSDEDIQLALECGANDYIQKPLDNKILMSKVDLYLERFNEQNAFPFFAIPTGDLECFFELPLTIHSITEEYIRVLSKNYIAKGTYIEINNGFLAGHNFIIKEVTLDREHGGYIFKIELDEQEHAALFPAIRKILIESPPIT
- a CDS encoding response regulator, coding for MRKSKSILIIDDDPDMRVYLRKLLEGMGHEVHEAEDSLSAEKKLTAIYPHLILLDINLENENGFNFISQVRKIDPHRRIKVIMISSLSSKKAIELSQRIGTNGYLIKPINNNILMTTMKKIMPDLDLLEATIVDQNTSRLTAKCMGQVTKISEVELVLRSKIKFSEKMKLNISSKFLKKIEIDRAQFVIHRPSRDVQPGIYDTDVSIVGLKEKDLKGIRSLKTKKA
- a CDS encoding Hpt domain-containing protein — translated: MPIIEVDEELKDILPSFLENRRKDIGLLNDAFAVKDYSTIEKIGHRVSGSSGGYGFDELGKIAKNIELECKNGNFEKVGDLIKNFEAFMQDIQVKFI
- a CDS encoding response regulator, yielding MKILYFGIDNTFIKSLDLELLDSGFLLYSVSNLEELEKEMNSCALVLIDYDHEKEIIEKAVEKIKDIEMKRAGKNIPLIYISNKDNFDEKLRAFHMGADEYVDKYELKSLKLKINSFLRPDLIWKGLNTLLVEDDRISAKFISHVLTSKGANVTLFLDSVEAFEYLKAGNVVDLILTDHMMPNLTGVSFVKKIRKELGIRAVPIVFISSEQDKVEILEFYKAGGNDYIGKPLIKEELYVKVNQLLENTIKTSILKKQIEELEKLSRLKDQFLAVCSHDLRTPLNTILGLSNIIGEEEDIKDIKEYGDQIEKSARELLEMVNELLDFSDIELKKSTVKLTSVNVVEILKNALRNISSINTKHLRLSIVSDFDEVLINGNKGMLQRAFSNVMSNSYKFTAEGGEIKCTVLKDNDFVNVIVSDSGIGMSSEELSHLFDTVPTTGREGLKGEKSTGLGTKIVKNIMEKHGAETNVTSIEGVGTTFTFRFQMSSNEKGT
- a CDS encoding response regulator, which gives rise to MNILIVDDDNAILELICIIVENAFESATIVRASCPNTAIAELDRYSFDLIICDYEMPPFGTGEDVYIHLRTHNSETQFLLFTSRNLEEVDFLTDSNDQRLSSLQKPARPKDITAMLNKILNYDGDGEQSKYRRVPIYNFTRFNYTKCSIFIEINKEKYVKIINKEHEYEMDFIQRYIQKEIKYFYILAEDYEDFLVEFTSTNFLKNTNSESDFLENAKKQHLYLASLVKQLGISQYSIDESSKLALQAIEQAHKSSFKGLIESLLKSNDYSYDHTFLITCICSHISGEVGLTKQANERLAMASLIHDLGIERADLNYIHDIRPEKIKDLTYDEQQIIRKHVKLLENNKNFTDISDEIQKILTIQHSFDENYPYNESQMNTNNSVTTLTFLVAHAFSNELYHYEFKPEKLREIFTILNYKFAHKNFYKILKAIKDKFLITDEE
- the tyrS gene encoding tyrosine--tRNA ligase, with amino-acid sequence MKFYDELKARGIIEAMSHDELEEKLNNESLSFYCGYDPSAKSLQLGNLFTIVTCMRFQNAGHKPYMLVGGATGMIGDPSGKSEERNLLDEDTLKSNIEGITKQLGQFVSFDTSKSNAAVMVNNHDWWGGIGFLEFLRTIGKRFRVSEMLAKDSVKSRIQSESGISLTEFSYQILQAYDFVCLNKQHNVKLQIGGSDQWGNMTAGTDLVRKMNGEQAFCFTMPLITDQNGNKFGKSAGNAIFLDGEMTSPYKMYQFLLNVDDAIVDGLLKRYTFLTLDEIATLEDKTKTEPHLRVAQKTLASEVVKLVHGEEGLASALRATSFFFGEKIENVTDKEISSIFEDVPSVTLSKDFLNEGEFLEALAQTPLFKSKGEARRSVEQNGISINNVKVTAVDKKLSKDDLASETALLVKKGKKNYCVIKFE